A single genomic interval of Hyphomicrobium methylovorum harbors:
- a CDS encoding acyl-CoA dehydrogenase family protein: MMQASPPELLSPWRTEKRVALQADARAFARETVLPIADELDPKKGEMPRSLIDAIGQKGWFGITIPEDSGGLGLGIFEYCLVSEELARAWLSVGSILARGQGLGTQTLDPDRRAALLQKSARGQWIGSIALSEPEAGSDLAGVETRAVRDGDTWLLTGTKRWAGFALHADFIEVLARTRDPKEGEPRSAGLEPFLVVKKPGTFPAGMTGHVIDKVGYHGFMTYQLELDAVRVPEADRLTGLYGDQGADADAGGFASVQRGLNIARVHTAARAVGVAQGALEDTWAYLQEREQFGQALAEFQALRFALADMAADVAQARAYWHQVAHLLDAGEPAETESAQVKLLATEMAVRVTNQAMQLHGGNGYTTERRVERYWRDARLTTIFEGTSEIQRRIISDRLLGK; this comes from the coding sequence ATGATGCAGGCGAGCCCACCCGAGCTCTTGTCACCTTGGCGCACGGAAAAGCGTGTCGCTTTGCAAGCTGACGCCCGTGCATTCGCGCGTGAGACGGTTCTGCCTATCGCCGATGAGCTTGATCCCAAAAAGGGCGAGATGCCCCGCTCATTGATAGATGCCATCGGACAGAAGGGCTGGTTCGGAATAACGATCCCGGAAGACAGCGGCGGCCTTGGCCTCGGCATATTCGAATATTGCCTCGTCTCGGAAGAACTCGCGCGCGCGTGGTTGTCCGTCGGCAGCATTCTTGCGCGCGGACAAGGATTAGGCACGCAGACGCTTGATCCGGATCGCCGCGCTGCCTTGCTGCAAAAATCTGCGCGCGGTCAATGGATCGGTTCAATCGCATTAAGTGAGCCGGAGGCGGGATCGGACCTTGCCGGAGTTGAGACGAGGGCTGTCCGCGACGGCGATACCTGGCTTCTTACCGGCACAAAGCGGTGGGCTGGCTTCGCGCTCCACGCGGATTTCATTGAGGTGCTGGCGCGCACGCGAGATCCGAAAGAAGGAGAACCGCGGTCGGCGGGCTTAGAGCCATTTCTCGTTGTCAAAAAGCCGGGCACGTTTCCTGCGGGCATGACCGGACACGTGATCGACAAGGTCGGATATCACGGCTTCATGACGTACCAACTCGAACTCGACGCCGTTCGCGTTCCGGAAGCCGACCGCCTCACAGGCCTCTATGGAGACCAAGGCGCCGATGCGGACGCGGGCGGATTTGCGTCGGTGCAGCGCGGCCTCAACATCGCGCGCGTACACACGGCAGCGCGAGCAGTCGGCGTCGCGCAGGGTGCTTTGGAAGACACATGGGCCTATCTGCAAGAGCGCGAGCAATTCGGACAAGCGCTTGCGGAATTCCAAGCCCTTCGTTTCGCGCTCGCCGACATGGCGGCGGATGTGGCGCAAGCGCGAGCCTATTGGCATCAGGTCGCGCATCTGCTCGACGCGGGCGAGCCCGCAGAAACAGAAAGCGCGCAGGTGAAGCTTTTGGCCACGGAGATGGCCGTGCGCGTCACCAACCAAGCCATGCAACTTCATGGCGGCAATGGATACACAACCGAACGCCGCGTGGAGCGCTACTGGCGCGACGCACGCCTCACCACGATCTTCGAGGGCACCAGCGAAATCCAGCGCCGCATCATCAGCGACCGCTTACTCGGAAAGTAG
- a CDS encoding Na+/H+ antiporter subunit E: MPKGFWGLWFLLFFIWLAINSSLAIETISAGAFISLALSIFFVRSTSVWRGFNFNSAQVLHFIRYTGVFIVELVRANIDLMRHIYSPALDIRPGTVKLKTNLKSPIGRLAIANSIALTPGSLVLGMDDDCLLVHCLNADAETASQTILEPFEKHLEQVFG; encoded by the coding sequence ATGCCAAAGGGTTTTTGGGGACTGTGGTTCTTATTGTTCTTTATCTGGCTCGCGATCAATTCATCGCTAGCCATTGAAACTATTTCGGCGGGTGCGTTCATTTCATTGGCGCTCTCAATTTTCTTCGTGCGAAGCACCAGTGTTTGGCGGGGTTTCAATTTCAATTCCGCGCAGGTCCTACACTTCATTAGATATACAGGCGTTTTCATCGTCGAGCTGGTGCGTGCAAACATTGATTTGATGCGCCATATCTATTCGCCCGCCCTCGACATCCGTCCAGGCACCGTCAAGCTCAAAACGAATTTGAAATCGCCCATCGGGCGCTTAGCAATCGCAAACTCTATCGCGCTGACGCCGGGATCGCTGGTTTTGGGGATGGATGACGACTGCCTTCTCGTTCACTGCCTGAATGCCGACGCCGAGACGGCGTCGCAAACAATCCTGGAACCTTTCGAGAAGCATTTGGAGCAGGTCTTTGGCTGA
- a CDS encoding efflux RND transporter periplasmic adaptor subunit, with translation MRGRKIAFSALLSIGALLISGCKEKAAEDHAIARPVRTVTVEPSKASTPLTFTGRIESADEAALGFRIGGRMIEQKASVGERVEGGQLLARLDPQNEMNALRSEQANLTAANARLTEARNAFDRQKTLLSQGWTTRAIHDQAEREFKTAEAQVDSAEARLQKAKDLVSFTELHADAPGIVTETGGESGEVVQAGQMIVRLARQDGRDAVFDVPAQVLRAVPADSKIVIRLANDANVSAIGRVRQVAAQADPVTRTFEVKVGLENPKTEMRLGAAVTGSVDTTDEGHIEVPATALTNDNNRPAVWLVDTEKQTVLLHNVDVAQFNPATVRISHGLEVGDVIVTAGVQALHPGQRIRILGSGN, from the coding sequence ATGCGCGGCAGGAAGATTGCATTTTCGGCGCTCTTATCGATAGGCGCGCTTTTGATTTCCGGATGTAAGGAAAAAGCCGCCGAGGATCACGCGATTGCGCGTCCGGTTCGAACCGTCACGGTTGAGCCGAGCAAGGCGTCGACGCCTTTGACATTTACCGGCCGCATCGAGTCAGCGGACGAGGCCGCGCTCGGCTTTCGCATCGGCGGGCGCATGATCGAGCAGAAAGCCAGTGTCGGTGAGCGCGTCGAAGGTGGACAGTTGCTCGCGCGGCTTGATCCGCAGAATGAGATGAACGCACTGCGCTCGGAGCAGGCAAATCTCACCGCGGCGAACGCGAGGCTTACGGAAGCACGAAACGCGTTCGATCGCCAGAAAACACTGTTGAGCCAAGGCTGGACGACGCGGGCCATACACGATCAAGCCGAGCGGGAATTCAAAACAGCAGAGGCCCAAGTCGATTCTGCGGAAGCGCGCTTGCAGAAGGCGAAAGACCTGGTGAGCTTCACGGAGCTCCACGCCGACGCACCCGGGATCGTCACGGAAACGGGCGGAGAATCCGGCGAGGTTGTTCAAGCTGGGCAAATGATCGTTCGATTGGCGCGCCAGGACGGACGCGACGCCGTGTTCGACGTTCCGGCGCAAGTACTTCGAGCGGTGCCAGCCGATTCAAAGATCGTTATTCGCTTGGCAAATGACGCAAACGTTTCGGCGATAGGCAGGGTCCGGCAGGTCGCGGCTCAAGCAGACCCGGTAACGAGAACATTTGAAGTAAAAGTCGGGCTTGAGAATCCGAAGACGGAAATGCGGCTGGGGGCTGCTGTAACAGGCAGCGTAGACACGACCGACGAGGGGCATATCGAAGTCCCGGCGACGGCGCTGACGAACGATAACAATCGGCCCGCTGTCTGGCTGGTCGATACCGAGAAGCAGACAGTGCTCCTACACAACGTCGATGTGGCGCAATTCAATCCGGCAACTGTGCGCATCTCTCACGGACTCGAAGTCGGCGACGTCATCGTGACGGCTGGAGTCCAGGCGCTCCATCCAGGCCAGAGAATTCGCATTCTAGGATCTGGAAACTGA
- a CDS encoding efflux RND transporter permease subunit gives MRLNLSTWALNHRSLVIYLMLVAVAAGVFSYNRLGRAEDPTFVIKTMLVHAAWPGATIEETQKQVTERLERKLQETPELDFLRSFTRAGVTTIFVNLKGSTTAQQVPTIWQHVRNSIRDIRGTLPAGVIGPGFNDQFGDTFGIIYGFTSDGFSFRELRDYVEEIRSKLLHVPDVSKIEILGAQDEKIFIEFSIKELAALGLDRVALINALQTQNIVRPGGTIQTGDETLSLRTTGTFETENDIANVNFSVSGRMVRLSDIATVRRGFSDPPQPTFRVNGAPAIGLAIAMKEGGDILALGKNVTRAIAEAKAELPIGIEPHLVADQAVTVETAISEFMTSLWQAIAIILVVSFISLGVRPGLIIALSIPLTLAIVFAIMDLANIDMQRISLGALIIALALLVDDAMTTTDATLTRLAAGDAPQVAASFAFKTYAVAMLAGTLVTMAGFVPVGFAASSAGEYTFSLFAVVSIALIVSWFVAVVFAPLLGIFILKPPKTEKGAEPGRIMSTFRKLLDGAVQRKWLTIAATLTLFAGAVLAMPLIPNQFFPASDRPELLVDLRLPQNASIDATSRVVAHVDQLLKNDPDVERWSAYAGRGAIRFYLPLDVQLPNDFFAQTVIVAKNVEARDRLHAKLEKTLAEELPSVVGRIYPLELGPPVGWPIQYRVSGPDVAKVRDIAFQLAAVISQSPDAVNVNFDWMEPTREVRIAIDQDEARQLGLSSDAIAQLLHTVVSGTPITQVRDDIYLVDVVARAVDEQRVSLATLRNIQVPVANGRTVPLSQFATFEYTQDFPGIWRRDRVPTLTVQAGVKSGALPESVVKALAENVASLQSKLTPPYRIATGGTVEESQKSQASVVAVVPLMLLIMLTVLMVELQSFQRLAIVLSIAPLGLIGVVVALLVSGRPLGFVAILGILALLGMITKNAVILIGQIESERAQGKNVRQAAIDASTTRFRPIMLTAVSTVLGMIPIAPTVFWGPMAFAIMGGLLVATILTLVLLPTLYVAWFEWAEKGVKAPEPVSG, from the coding sequence ATGCGGCTGAATCTCTCAACCTGGGCGCTCAATCACCGGTCGCTCGTCATCTATCTCATGCTTGTAGCGGTTGCTGCTGGCGTATTTTCCTACAACAGGCTCGGAAGAGCCGAAGACCCGACGTTCGTGATCAAGACGATGCTGGTCCACGCGGCGTGGCCCGGTGCAACGATCGAAGAAACACAAAAGCAGGTAACGGAACGGCTGGAGCGGAAGCTTCAGGAAACGCCGGAGCTAGATTTTCTGCGAAGCTTCACGCGTGCCGGGGTAACAACGATCTTCGTCAATCTCAAAGGAAGCACAACTGCGCAGCAGGTTCCAACGATATGGCAGCACGTGCGCAACAGTATCCGCGATATCCGTGGCACCCTGCCTGCAGGGGTTATCGGCCCCGGCTTCAATGATCAATTCGGCGATACGTTCGGCATCATCTACGGTTTCACGTCAGACGGATTCTCTTTCCGCGAGTTGCGCGACTACGTCGAAGAAATCCGCTCGAAATTGCTGCATGTTCCGGACGTTTCCAAGATCGAAATCCTCGGCGCTCAGGACGAGAAGATCTTCATCGAATTTTCGATCAAAGAGCTTGCTGCGTTAGGCCTTGATCGCGTTGCACTTATCAACGCATTGCAGACACAGAATATCGTTCGGCCCGGCGGCACGATTCAAACGGGAGACGAGACACTATCACTTCGCACAACAGGAACGTTCGAAACCGAGAACGACATCGCCAACGTCAATTTCTCGGTCAGCGGTCGCATGGTCCGCCTAAGCGATATCGCGACGGTAAGGCGTGGCTTCTCCGATCCGCCGCAACCGACGTTCCGTGTGAATGGTGCGCCCGCGATAGGTCTCGCGATTGCGATGAAGGAAGGCGGAGATATTCTGGCGTTAGGGAAGAACGTCACGCGCGCCATCGCGGAGGCGAAGGCGGAACTTCCGATCGGAATTGAACCGCATCTCGTTGCCGATCAGGCGGTCACGGTCGAGACGGCGATCTCGGAGTTCATGACCTCACTTTGGCAGGCGATAGCGATCATTCTGGTTGTCAGCTTCATCAGCCTGGGAGTCCGGCCGGGTCTGATTATCGCGCTATCTATTCCTCTAACACTTGCCATCGTGTTTGCGATCATGGATCTGGCAAACATCGATATGCAACGCATCTCCCTAGGCGCGCTCATCATCGCGCTTGCCTTGCTTGTCGACGATGCCATGACGACAACGGACGCAACGTTGACGCGCCTGGCGGCGGGCGATGCACCTCAAGTCGCCGCGTCGTTCGCTTTCAAAACCTATGCTGTTGCAATGCTGGCGGGCACGCTCGTAACGATGGCCGGATTTGTGCCGGTCGGGTTCGCTGCAAGCTCTGCCGGCGAATACACATTCTCTCTCTTCGCGGTCGTCAGTATTGCATTGATCGTTTCGTGGTTTGTCGCGGTTGTCTTTGCGCCTCTCTTGGGCATCTTTATTCTGAAGCCACCGAAGACAGAAAAAGGCGCGGAACCGGGCCGCATTATGAGCACGTTTCGGAAGCTGCTCGATGGAGCGGTGCAGAGGAAATGGCTCACGATCGCCGCAACTCTTACGCTGTTTGCGGGAGCCGTTCTGGCGATGCCACTCATTCCAAATCAATTTTTCCCAGCGTCGGACCGGCCAGAGCTTCTCGTCGATCTACGCCTGCCGCAGAATGCATCGATCGATGCAACCAGCAGGGTGGTTGCGCACGTCGATCAATTATTGAAGAACGATCCCGATGTCGAACGATGGAGCGCATATGCCGGACGTGGCGCTATTCGTTTCTATCTACCGCTCGACGTTCAGCTTCCGAATGACTTCTTCGCGCAAACAGTCATCGTCGCAAAGAACGTTGAAGCGCGAGATCGACTTCACGCCAAGCTTGAAAAAACACTTGCGGAAGAATTGCCGTCTGTTGTCGGCCGCATCTATCCACTTGAGCTTGGGCCGCCGGTTGGCTGGCCGATCCAATATCGCGTAAGCGGCCCCGATGTTGCGAAGGTGAGGGATATCGCGTTCCAGCTTGCCGCGGTCATTTCCCAAAGCCCCGATGCGGTGAATGTCAATTTCGATTGGATGGAGCCAACTCGAGAGGTTCGCATTGCAATTGATCAGGACGAAGCGCGGCAACTCGGGTTGAGTTCCGACGCTATCGCTCAGCTTCTGCATACAGTCGTTTCCGGAACGCCGATTACCCAAGTTCGCGACGACATCTATCTCGTCGATGTGGTTGCGCGTGCGGTCGACGAACAGCGCGTATCGTTGGCAACCCTGCGCAACATTCAGGTGCCGGTCGCAAACGGCAGGACCGTTCCACTCAGCCAGTTCGCAACATTTGAATACACTCAGGATTTCCCGGGAATTTGGAGGAGGGATCGCGTTCCGACGCTCACTGTGCAAGCTGGTGTCAAATCTGGCGCTCTCCCGGAATCCGTCGTCAAAGCGCTTGCTGAAAACGTCGCGAGCTTACAAAGCAAGTTGACGCCGCCGTACCGAATTGCAACGGGCGGAACTGTCGAAGAAAGTCAGAAGTCGCAAGCCTCGGTCGTAGCCGTCGTTCCGCTCATGCTTCTGATCATGCTGACGGTACTGATGGTTGAGCTGCAGAGCTTCCAAAGACTGGCGATCGTCTTGAGCATCGCACCGCTTGGCCTGATAGGCGTCGTGGTGGCCCTCCTTGTGTCCGGACGTCCGCTGGGTTTCGTTGCTATTCTCGGCATTCTGGCGCTGCTCGGCATGATTACCAAGAATGCGGTCATCTTGATCGGGCAGATCGAGAGCGAACGAGCACAAGGAAAGAACGTGCGCCAAGCGGCAATCGACGCGAGTACAACGCGCTTCCGGCCAATCATGCTGACGGCCGTCTCGACCGTTCTCGGCATGATTCCCATAGCTCCAACCGTCTTCTGGGGGCCAATGGCCTTTGCAATAATGGGCGGTCTTTTGGTCGCGACTATTCTGACGCTCGTTCTTCTGCCAACTCTGTATGTCGCTTGGTTCGAGTGGGCTGAAAAAGGTGTGAAGGCGCCAGAGCCAGTCAGCGGCTAG
- a CDS encoding Na(+)/H(+) antiporter subunit B, producing the protein MLELLAILLCASMLASALLAVRLSSVLAAVVCAGLSSLFAAVCYVLLAAPDVAMAEASIGSGLSTFIFLLALRRTGYAKE; encoded by the coding sequence ATGCTTGAGCTGCTAGCAATCCTGCTCTGCGCCAGCATGCTGGCAAGCGCTCTTCTTGCCGTGCGTCTCTCAAGCGTTCTTGCGGCTGTCGTGTGCGCGGGCCTTTCGAGCCTGTTCGCCGCCGTCTGTTACGTCCTGCTCGCTGCGCCTGATGTCGCTATGGCTGAAGCCTCCATCGGATCGGGGCTCTCCACGTTCATCTTCCTATTGGCACTCCGCCGAACCGGATACGCGAAGGAATGA
- the mbhE gene encoding hydrogen gas-evolving membrane-bound hydrogenase subunit E, whose product MRHAFVVLAITLLGVLFAGIDANVIVRDVATPLGQSLLTLVPRDLGAPNVVTGILLAYRGFDTIGEVAVLFMVAAGVGLVLGESNQRRRKVDATLPPAQPATEIVENGARILLPMIAIFAAYIIMNGHLSAGGGFQGGAVIASGILLLLLALPKVGVDLAFLSATESIAGILFVLAGVAGLVFASGFFDSRILPLGTFGSLFSAGSIPILSLLLGIKVGCELGVIIVRFRG is encoded by the coding sequence GTGAGACACGCTTTTGTCGTGCTGGCCATTACCCTGCTTGGAGTTCTGTTCGCTGGCATTGACGCGAATGTCATCGTGCGGGACGTGGCGACTCCCCTCGGGCAAAGTCTTTTGACACTCGTTCCGCGCGACCTCGGTGCGCCGAACGTCGTAACCGGCATTCTCCTTGCCTATCGAGGCTTCGATACAATCGGCGAAGTTGCCGTTCTTTTCATGGTAGCTGCTGGCGTCGGCCTCGTTCTTGGCGAGAGCAACCAGCGGCGGCGCAAAGTCGACGCAACGCTGCCACCCGCCCAACCCGCCACGGAAATCGTAGAGAACGGCGCACGGATCCTACTTCCGATGATAGCGATATTTGCTGCCTACATCATCATGAACGGACACCTGTCAGCCGGCGGCGGATTTCAGGGCGGCGCCGTGATCGCGTCAGGGATTTTGCTGCTCTTGCTGGCATTGCCAAAAGTTGGCGTCGATCTCGCGTTTCTCAGCGCGACAGAGTCGATTGCGGGCATCCTGTTCGTTTTAGCCGGTGTAGCTGGATTGGTGTTTGCGAGCGGATTTTTCGACAGCCGAATCCTCCCGCTCGGAACCTTCGGCTCTCTCTTCAGCGCCGGATCAATTCCGATTCTCTCTTTGTTGCTCGGGATAAAGGTCGGCTGCGAGCTGGGCGTGATTATTGTTCGGTTCCGTGGCTGA
- a CDS encoding efflux RND transporter permease subunit, giving the protein MNISGFFIDRPIFAIVISIVIFSLGLIAIPILPVSEYPEVVPPSVVVRATYPGANPKETAETVAVPLEEAINGVEGIMYMKSVAGSDGSLQIVVTFMPDVDPDTAAVRVQNKVAQALSRLPEQVRQFGVTTQKQSPTPLMYVSLYSPDNTYDTLYLRNYLTLNVKDELSRIVGIGDVGVYGAGDYAMRIWLDPSKVAARGVTATDVLNAVREQNVQVSAGQLGAEPSPLSTEFLLSINVRGRLKTEQEFGAIVIKTGADGEVVRISDVARVELGAGDYTMRVFQNDKNASTVGIFLSPGANALGVADAVYAKLDELAKQFPPGVVYRAVWDPTVFVRESIRAVQHTLVEAVFLVVLVVILFLQTWRASIIPLIAVPVSVVGTFACLYILGYSINTLTLFGLVLAIGIVVDDAIVVVENVERYIEHGLSPREAAHKAMQEVSGPIIAIALVLCAVFVPMTFLSGVTGQFYKQFAVTIAVSTVISAINSLTLSPALAAKLLKSNTEPKDRLSRAMDFAFGWFFRLFNRFFQRTAQGYQDVVRRSFSRRGAAFAIYIALLGMAVFLFQLVPGGFIPTQDKLYLFSGSKLPEGSSLARTAEVAQKMNELAGSIDGVEFVPAYAGLNALQSVNTPNITTSYVILKPFDQRERTATEINAELNAKFAGIKEGFSYALLPPPIQGLGNGSGYSLYLKDRGGLGYGALQHALNAFQAEIAQTPGMTYPVSSYQSNIPQLELRVDRLKAKAQGVELTDLFDTLQVYLGSAYVNDFNQFGRVYRVMVQADAPFRQTAQDIKELRTRNVRGEMVPIGSIVSVEPTYGPDPVVRYNGYAAADVIGDADANVLSSSQVIDTITEIAKRVLPRGIEMEWTDLSYQQVSQSNAAIIVFPVAIMLVFLVLASLYESWTLPLAVILIMPVCICSALTGVWLAGGDNNVFVQVGLVVLMGLACKNAILIVEFARELELQGKSTIEAALEACLLRLRPIIMTSVAFIAGSLPLLLSQGAGSEVRHATGITVFAGMLGVTLFGLFLTPLFYVVLRSPRRKKVYRQDTGDLHQLSKAASEHER; this is encoded by the coding sequence ATGAATATCTCCGGCTTCTTCATCGATCGACCCATCTTTGCGATCGTCATCTCGATTGTGATTTTCTCGCTTGGCCTGATAGCCATTCCAATCTTGCCGGTCAGCGAATATCCCGAGGTGGTCCCTCCGAGCGTCGTCGTTCGAGCCACCTATCCTGGCGCAAACCCGAAGGAAACTGCAGAAACGGTTGCCGTGCCCTTGGAAGAGGCTATCAACGGCGTTGAAGGCATCATGTACATGAAGTCCGTCGCGGGGTCCGACGGAAGCCTGCAGATTGTTGTTACGTTTATGCCGGACGTTGATCCGGACACAGCTGCGGTGCGCGTGCAGAATAAGGTCGCTCAGGCGCTGAGCCGACTCCCCGAACAGGTTCGGCAGTTCGGCGTTACGACGCAGAAGCAGTCGCCCACCCCTCTGATGTACGTGAGCCTCTACTCTCCGGATAATACCTACGACACTCTCTATCTACGCAATTACCTCACGCTGAACGTCAAGGATGAGCTGTCTCGCATCGTCGGCATCGGTGACGTTGGTGTCTATGGCGCCGGTGATTACGCGATGCGTATCTGGCTCGACCCAAGCAAGGTCGCCGCGCGTGGCGTTACCGCCACCGACGTTCTGAATGCCGTGCGCGAACAAAACGTGCAGGTTTCGGCGGGGCAACTGGGTGCCGAGCCGTCGCCGCTGTCCACTGAGTTCCTACTCTCAATCAATGTTCGCGGCAGGCTGAAGACCGAGCAGGAATTCGGCGCCATCGTCATCAAGACGGGTGCTGACGGGGAAGTCGTACGCATTTCCGACGTCGCACGCGTCGAGCTGGGTGCAGGCGACTACACGATGCGCGTATTTCAAAACGACAAAAACGCGTCGACCGTGGGCATTTTCCTTTCGCCCGGGGCCAACGCGTTGGGCGTAGCAGACGCTGTGTATGCAAAGCTGGACGAACTCGCAAAGCAGTTCCCGCCGGGCGTGGTCTATCGTGCCGTGTGGGACCCAACCGTTTTCGTCCGTGAATCAATCCGCGCGGTGCAGCATACCCTCGTTGAAGCGGTATTTCTCGTCGTTCTCGTCGTCATTCTATTTCTGCAGACGTGGCGCGCATCGATCATTCCGCTGATTGCCGTGCCTGTCTCGGTGGTCGGCACATTCGCCTGCCTCTATATACTCGGCTATTCGATCAACACGCTGACGCTATTCGGGCTGGTTCTGGCCATAGGCATCGTCGTCGACGACGCTATTGTCGTTGTCGAAAACGTTGAACGCTACATCGAGCACGGCCTTTCGCCTCGTGAGGCGGCGCACAAGGCCATGCAAGAGGTATCCGGTCCGATCATAGCGATCGCCCTGGTGCTCTGCGCCGTATTTGTGCCGATGACGTTTCTCTCGGGCGTGACGGGACAATTCTACAAGCAGTTTGCGGTGACCATTGCCGTCTCTACCGTGATATCGGCGATCAACTCTTTGACGCTGTCTCCGGCACTCGCGGCCAAGCTTCTTAAATCGAATACGGAACCGAAAGACCGCCTGTCGCGCGCAATGGATTTTGCCTTTGGATGGTTTTTCCGATTGTTCAATCGTTTCTTCCAGCGTACCGCGCAGGGCTACCAGGACGTGGTGCGGCGGTCCTTCTCTCGGCGAGGCGCTGCGTTCGCTATCTATATTGCTCTGCTGGGAATGGCAGTCTTTCTGTTTCAGCTGGTGCCTGGTGGCTTCATACCCACCCAAGACAAGCTCTATCTTTTTTCCGGATCGAAGCTACCTGAGGGCTCTTCTCTGGCTCGCACCGCCGAGGTCGCGCAGAAAATGAATGAGCTTGCGGGCAGCATCGACGGTGTGGAGTTTGTGCCTGCGTATGCCGGACTGAATGCCTTGCAGTCAGTGAATACGCCGAACATAACGACGTCGTACGTCATTTTGAAACCGTTCGATCAGCGCGAGCGTACAGCCACCGAGATCAACGCAGAGCTCAATGCGAAGTTTGCGGGCATCAAGGAGGGATTCTCTTATGCCTTGCTGCCACCTCCTATCCAGGGTCTGGGCAACGGGTCTGGCTATTCGCTTTACCTGAAGGACCGAGGCGGACTTGGATACGGTGCGCTTCAGCACGCGCTCAATGCATTCCAGGCCGAGATCGCGCAAACGCCTGGGATGACTTATCCCGTCAGCTCGTATCAATCGAACATCCCGCAGTTGGAACTTCGGGTCGATCGCCTCAAGGCCAAAGCGCAAGGCGTGGAGCTGACGGATCTGTTCGATACGCTGCAGGTCTATCTCGGATCTGCGTACGTCAACGACTTCAACCAGTTCGGGCGCGTATATAGGGTGATGGTTCAGGCGGACGCTCCATTCCGTCAGACGGCGCAGGATATTAAGGAGCTTCGTACGCGCAACGTGCGCGGCGAGATGGTGCCCATTGGGTCAATCGTCTCCGTCGAACCGACCTACGGGCCGGATCCGGTCGTGCGATACAACGGCTATGCGGCTGCCGACGTCATCGGCGACGCGGATGCAAACGTTCTATCGTCGTCACAGGTCATCGATACAATTACCGAGATCGCCAAGCGCGTGCTGCCGCGTGGGATCGAAATGGAATGGACCGATCTCAGCTATCAACAAGTCAGCCAAAGCAATGCCGCCATCATCGTATTCCCTGTGGCGATCATGCTCGTGTTTCTGGTTCTCGCATCTCTGTACGAAAGCTGGACGTTGCCGCTGGCGGTTATCCTGATCATGCCGGTTTGTATTTGTTCGGCACTGACCGGCGTGTGGTTGGCCGGTGGCGATAACAACGTGTTCGTGCAGGTCGGCCTCGTCGTTCTGATGGGTCTTGCGTGTAAGAACGCTATTCTCATTGTCGAGTTTGCGCGCGAACTCGAGTTGCAGGGCAAAAGCACGATAGAGGCCGCGCTTGAAGCGTGCCTGCTTCGGTTGCGTCCGATCATTATGACATCCGTCGCATTTATCGCCGGATCGCTGCCGCTGCTGCTCAGCCAAGGCGCTGGCAGCGAGGTGCGTCACGCGACTGGCATCACCGTGTTTGCGGGCATGCTCGGAGTGACATTGTTCGGATTGTTCCTGACGCCGCTGTTTTACGTCGTGTTGAGATCCCCACGGCGGAAGAAAGTCTATCGGCAAGACACCGGAGATCTGCACCAGCTTTCCAAAGCGGCAAGCGAGCATGAGCGATGA
- a CDS encoding monovalent cation/H+ antiporter complex subunit F produces the protein MADRILLVAAVLIFFSVVFGVVRLARGPTVIDRIAALDMLTIVSTSLIVLYAHVSGRFVYLDVALIYGGLSFLGVLAVARYLERGL, from the coding sequence TTGGCTGATCGTATTCTGCTTGTCGCTGCAGTGCTGATCTTTTTCAGCGTGGTTTTCGGCGTTGTTCGACTGGCGCGCGGACCGACCGTCATCGATCGCATCGCGGCGCTCGACATGCTTACAATCGTCTCGACGTCTTTGATCGTCCTTTACGCGCACGTATCGGGCCGCTTCGTTTATCTCGATGTGGCTCTCATCTACGGCGGATTGAGTTTCCTTGGCGTGCTGGCGGTTGCTCGTTATCTTGAGCGGGGGCTTTAA
- the mnhG gene encoding monovalent cation/H(+) antiporter subunit G → MLELIGSIFVLLGAGVHFSAGLGLIRMPDAFTRLQAVTKATTLGSTLIVLGIAFYHPGWTWKLLIIVYFIFMTNPISSHALARAALALGVPMFGGGDAKSLDNDAQAISGGDR, encoded by the coding sequence GTGCTTGAGTTGATCGGAAGCATCTTCGTTCTGCTCGGCGCGGGCGTTCATTTCTCGGCCGGCCTTGGCCTCATCCGCATGCCGGACGCGTTTACGCGACTACAAGCGGTCACCAAGGCGACGACACTTGGCAGCACGCTGATCGTCCTTGGCATCGCTTTCTACCATCCTGGCTGGACCTGGAAGCTACTGATTATCGTCTACTTCATCTTCATGACGAACCCGATCTCCTCCCATGCCCTCGCGCGCGCGGCATTGGCACTCGGAGTGCCGATGTTTGGCGGCGGTGATGCGAAGAGCCTAGACAACGACGCACAAGCGATATCGGGGGGCGATCGGTGA